GTCCCGGACGGCGGTGAGCGCGGTCTGCCCGGAGACGGGGACGGCGGCGGCCTCGACGTAGGTGAGGTTGCCCGGCTTGGGGGCGAGCCGGTCGGCGCGGGCGATCGCGTACGTGGCGAAGGTGCCGACGCCCGTGCCGTAGACGGCGTCGCCGGGGGCGAAGGCGTCGACGCCGGGGCCGACGGCGGTGACCACGCCGGCCAGGTCCATCCCGGGCACCCGGTGGCGGGGGCGGCGCAGCCCGTAGCCGAGGCGTACCGGGTAGGGCAGGCCGGTCATCAGGTGCCAGACGCCGGGGTCCACGCCCGCCGCGCGGACCTGCACGAGCACCTGCCCGGGGCCGGCGGTGGGCGGGTCGACGTCGGCGAGGCGGAGCACGTCGGCCGGGCCGTACCGGTCCTGGACGATGGCCTTCACGATTCCTCCTGCGGGTACTGGAACACGTCGGTGAGGGGGACGCCGAAGACGGCGGCGATCTGGAACGCCAGCTCCAGGGAGGGGGAGTAGCGGCCCTGCTCGATGGCGATGACGGTCTGCCGGGTGACGCCGATCCGGCGGGCCAGTTCGGCCTGGGTCATCTCGTCGTGCGCGAAGCGCAGGGCCCGGATGGTGTTGGTGATCCGGGTCGGCCTCACCACGACTGGAAGCCCCGCCGGTAGGCAACGATCTTGGCGGCGGAGCCGACCACGGCCGACAGCACGAAGCAGAGATAGATGACGTTGGCGATCCAGAACTGGTCCCAGTCGGCGACGGCCATCGCCAGGGCGGCCACCC
The Micromonospora sp. R77 DNA segment above includes these coding regions:
- a CDS encoding helix-turn-helix transcriptional regulator, with protein sequence MTNTIRALRFAHDEMTQAELARRIGVTRQTVIAIEQGRYSPSLELAFQIAAVFGVPLTDVFQYPQEES